Within the bacterium genome, the region ACGCGCTCATTATCACCGCCGTCGTACTCTCCGGAGCGCTCGCGTTCCGTGGCATCGCCTACGCGGGATCGCTCACCCCCTCGGCATCGCCGGTCGCTACCATGGACTCCCTCAGCGACGCGTACAACGCACTCGTCGGCACCTCATTCAGCTCTTCCGCAATCACCGCGAGCTCCACCGGCAGCGCGCTCCAGATCGCGCGGTGCATCAATACCAACCTCACCGGTGGGAGCTGCTGACTCTCCTCTCGCGCATGCGACGTTTCCCAATCCTCCTCCTGTTCGCACTCGTCGCTGCCGGCACACTCGCTGGCGGCCGTATTGTCTTTGCGGGAAACATCAGCTCCACAAACAAGTACGCGTGGAGCGAAAACGTCGGGTGGCTCAACTTCGGCACGTCAGAAGGTAACGTGACAGTGGCCGACACCGCACTCACCGGCTACGCGTGGGGTGAGAACGTCGGGTGGATCTCCCTCAACTGCTCCAACACGTCGTCCTGCGCCACGGTGGACTACAAGGTAGCGAATAACGGTTCGGGAACACTCACCGGACACGCCTGGGGCGAGAACGTCGGGTGGATCGTGTTCAACCCCACCGGTGGCGGTATCACGATCAACTCGTCCGGTGATTTCGCGGGCTATGCGTGGGGCGAGAACGTCGGGTGGATCGTGTTCAACTGCTCGACGACGAGCTCCTGCGCCACCGTGAGCTACAAGGTTGCAACGACATGGACCGCGAGCAGCGCGTCGGGATCCCCGCCGAGCGCCGGTGGCGATACGACACCGCCCGGGAAGGTAACAAACATCCAGGTGACCCCGGGTGCCGATCACGTCCTCTTCACCTGGACTGATCCGCCGGACACAGACCTCGCGCACGTTGACATCTTCCGCAACCAGCCACCATCCTCCGCGGTCTCTGGAGTCCTGCTCCGACGTGTCTCGCGGGGGGCACAACGCCTCCTCGATACCCCGCTCGCTTCCGCGACAAGCTACAGTTACCTCTTCCGTACTGTGGACGGAGCGAACAACGCGACGACGAGTGACACCATCGTGGTGACGACGACTGGTGAGGACGCGCCCGCGCCAGCAGCATCGAACGGTGGGGGCGGTGGAGGAGGTGTTATCATTGCGCCAACTCCCTACGCACCGCCAGCCGCGCCAACTCCCGTACCCGCGGTGGCAGGATCCCCCACGCTCGGCCTCACGACCAATACGCATGTGAAGTCCCCCGTGGGCACCGCGGTGTACACCATCGGGCCGGATAACAAGCGCTACACCTATCCGAACGAGATGACGTACAAGAGCTGGCACGACACGTTCGCGCATGTGGGCGCGGTGGCAGATACGTCGCTCGCCGTGCACGCGCTCGGCGGCATCATGACCATTCGCGGCGGCACCTGGCTCGTGAAAATTGAATCCGACCCCAAGGTCTACGCGGTTGAACCCGGTGGCATCCTCCGCTGGGTGGAAACCGAAGCACGCGCACGACTGCTCTTTGGCGAGGACTGGAATAAGCAAGTCGTGGATGTGCCGGTCTCGTTCTGGCCGTCCTACACCCTCGGCACGCCCCTCGGCGCAGACATCCACCCCACCGGTACACTCGTGCGCTCCGACGACACCATCCTCTACGTCGAACGCGGCGTCCTCCGCCCCGTGCGATCAAACACTTTCACCGCACTCAGCTTCCAAAACCGCTTCGTCCGTACCCTCCATCCCTCCCTCATCTACTCTTACGGCGACACTCTCACCTCCCTCTCCGAGTGACGTGCCCGCTGCGCAAAACCCCCGATGACCATCGGGGGTTCCCTCGTCCTTCACGTTGCCACCACGCCCGTCACTCCCTCCCGAGCTCCCAGTTCGCATCGGCCGCAAGTCGTTGCCATCCCGTCTCCCTGCCCATGAGCAACCGCACCCCACCCGCCGCCGCAATCATCGCGGCGTTATCGCCCGTGTACGCAAGGGCTGGTAGCCGATAGTCAATCGTAGGACCGAGCGCATCACCGAGCTGCTCCCGTAATGCCGCGTTTGCCGCCACTCCGCCGCCGAGGAGCACGGTCTTTGCACCAACATGCCGCGCCGCTCGCACCGTCTTCGCCACGAGTACCTCCACCGCCGCCCGCTGAAAAGACGCGCACACGTCAGCTACCATCCTTGCTCCTCCTCGTTGCTCGCGCTCCAGCATGTACCGCACCGCCGTCTTCAATCCCGAAAAGCTAAACTCGAAATCATCCGAGTCCATCATCGGCCTTGGGAAAGCAAACGCCGTCGGATCACCCTCCTCAGCACGCTGCGAGACAATCGGCCCGCCCGGATACCCGAGATCCAACATCTTCGCCACCTTATCGAACGCCTCCCCCACCGCATCATCCCGCGTCGCACCGATGAGCTCGTACTTCCCCCAACCCCGTATGAGCAACAGCTCCGTGTGCCCTCCGGAAACGATGAGCGCGAGGGTGGGAAAACGTACCTCATCCGTCATCTCGAGCGAAGCCGAGAGATCTCGTCCAGCAGATGCACCTGCATCCCCGGATGAGATTTCTCCACGCACTCGTGAACTCGCTTGGTCGAAATGACGAAACGATGACGGAAGTAATGCCGACAACACATGCCCCTCAATGTGGTTCACCCCGACAACCGGCTTCCCCCATGCATACGCGAGCGTCCGCGCTGTCTCCACCCCCACCGCGAGCGACGTCATGAGCCCGGGCCCGCTCGTCACCGCAATGGCATCAACACCCTTACATCCCCCCTCTCCGCGTCCTCGGGGAGAGGGGGGACTGAGGGGGGAGAGGTGCGCATTGTGGAGTGCCTGCTCGATGACCGACATGATCGCGCCCACATGCTCTCGCGCCGCAACCTCCGGAACGATCCCCCCGTACCGCGCATGGATGTCCACCTGCGATGCCACGACGCTCGAGTGCACCTCGAACGCCATCGCACACCGAGCACCCAACCCCTGCCGCGCAACCGTCACCACCGATGCCGCCGTCTCATCACAGCTCGTCTCAATCCCCAGGACGCGCATAACCCTCCCCCTCATCTTGAGGGGGAGTTGGAGGGGGTGTCCGGTAGCATTCTTCCGATGTTGCTCCGCCATGTACTCCATGCTACCATTGATTGACAAACTACCAATAAATCCTCAATCTTCAATCATACATCTTCAATCGTCCGGCCCCATCGTCTAACGGTTAGGACGGTGCCCTTTCACGGCGCAAATCCGGGTTCGATTCCCGGTGGGGTCATAGGAAAACCGACCACGCATCATGCGTGGTCGGTTTTCGATTGAAAGAATGCTCGCGATGTGGCATACTGGAATGGACGCTGCTATGTTCAAGACCGCAATCAAATCATTTCCGGTGAAACCGATTGAGACCGATGCGTACACGATCCCGCTCCTCCAACCGGAGAAGTGGATGGAGGCGGCAGCGGAGGGAGAGCTCTCCGTGGACGTGTATGAGACGGAAACGCACTTCGTGGTGCAAACCGCGATCGCCGGTGTGCGACCGGATGCGCTCGCGTTGTCCATCCAGCGCGACCTCCTCACGATCCGCGGGGAGCGCGCATCGTGCGCACCGCACGAGCACCGATCGTACCTCGTGGAGGAGTGCTTCTGGGGTAGGTTCTCACGATCAGTTATCCTCCCGGAACCCGTGGACGTCCCGCGCTCCAAGGCCGAGCTCAAGCTCGGCGTGCTCACGATCACGCTCCCAAAACTCATCGAGCGAAACACGATCGCCGTCGCGGAGCTCGAGTAACCGATTCACCTATGCAGGTCACCGTTGATCGCTTTGAGAACGACATCGCCGTCATCGAACTCGAAAACGGCGAGACGATACGCATCCCGCGCACGGAGCTGCCGGAGGAAACGGCGGAGGGCGACGTGCTCGACCTCACGTTCGGCAGCACCCCCACCGAGACGGACCGACGCGCACAACGTGCGAAAGACATCTTGAACGAACTCCTCTCCCCATGACCTCCCACCACCACGTCATCTGGTATTCGATCGTTGGAGCAGTACTCGTACTGCTCCTCGCTGCCGTTGGCGTTGGCGCAATTACCTACGAGCACGCGTACGAGGGCCGCATCTTTCCGGGTGTC harbors:
- the tsaD gene encoding tRNA (adenosine(37)-N6)-threonylcarbamoyltransferase complex transferase subunit TsaD; the encoded protein is MAEQHRKNATGHPLQLPLKMRGRVMRVLGIETSCDETAASVVTVARQGLGARCAMAFEVHSSVVASQVDIHARYGGIVPEVAAREHVGAIMSVIEQALHNAHLSPLSPPSPRGRGEGGCKGVDAIAVTSGPGLMTSLAVGVETARTLAYAWGKPVVGVNHIEGHVLSALLPSSFRHFDQASSRVRGEISSGDAGASAGRDLSASLEMTDEVRFPTLALIVSGGHTELLLIRGWGKYELIGATRDDAVGEAFDKVAKMLDLGYPGGPIVSQRAEEGDPTAFAFPRPMMDSDDFEFSFSGLKTAVRYMLEREQRGGARMVADVCASFQRAAVEVLVAKTVRAARHVGAKTVLLGGGVAANAALREQLGDALGPTIDYRLPALAYTGDNAAMIAAAGGVRLLMGRETGWQRLAADANWELGRE
- a CDS encoding Hsp20/alpha crystallin family protein translates to MFKTAIKSFPVKPIETDAYTIPLLQPEKWMEAAAEGELSVDVYETETHFVVQTAIAGVRPDALALSIQRDLLTIRGERASCAPHEHRSYLVEECFWGRFSRSVILPEPVDVPRSKAELKLGVLTITLPKLIERNTIAVAELE
- a CDS encoding DUF3006 domain-containing protein; protein product: MQVTVDRFENDIAVIELENGETIRIPRTELPEETAEGDVLDLTFGSTPTETDRRAQRAKDILNELLSP